From the genome of Enoplosus armatus isolate fEnoArm2 chromosome 21, fEnoArm2.hap1, whole genome shotgun sequence, one region includes:
- the klhl15 gene encoding kelch-like protein 15: MPVANQRCVMSGADVEVYLSQVHDGSVSSGFRALYEERLLLDVTLLIEEHHFQAHKALLATQSDYFRVMFTADMRERDQDKIHMKGLTAAGFGHILRFMYYGSLELSMPTVQEILQAAMYVQLTEAVEFCCSFLLAKICLENCAEVMRLLEDFSVGVEGVQEQLDNFLLDNFVPLMSRPDFLSYLSLERLQAYLNSDALSRFPEIELYEAVQGWLRHDRRRWRHTDTIVQSIRFCLMTPANIFEKVKTSEFYRYSRQLRQEVDQALSYFHDVNQQPLVETRSNRIRSVRPQTAVFRGMIGHSMVNSKILLLQRPKVWWELEGPQVPLRPDCLAIVNNFAFLLGGEELGPDGEFHASSKVYRYDPRQNSWLRMADMSVPRSEFAVGVIGKFIYAVAGRTRDETFYSTERYDITEDRWEFVDPYPVNKYGHEGTVLNGKLYITGGITSSSTSKQVCVFDPGREAGGGGGGGSSGGPDAHRTRAGRGPLLPGTHASCWENKSKMNYARCFHKMISHNGKLYVFGGVCVILRASFESQGCPSTEVYDPDTDEWTILASMPIGRSGHGVAVLDRQIMVLGGLCYNGHYSDSILTFDPDENKWKEDEYPRMPCKLDGLQVCSLHFPEYVLEHVRRCS, translated from the exons ATGCCCGTGGCCAATCAGAG GTGTGTTATGTCGGGGGCAGATGTGGAGGTGTACCTGTCCCAGGTGCACGATGGGAGTGTGTCGTCTGGCTTTCGGGCGCTGTACGAGGAGCGTCTGCTGCTGGACGTCACACTGCTGATAGAGGAGCACCACTTCCAG GCCCACAAGGCGCTTCTGGCCACCCAGAGCGACTACTTCCGGGTCATGTTCACAGCAGACATGAGGGAGAGGGACCAGGACAAGATCCACATGAAGGGGCTGACAGCCGCTGGGTTCGGCCACATTCTCCGATTTATGTACTACGGCTCACTGGAGCTCAGCATGCCCACCGTCCAAGAAATCCTTCAG GCGGCCATGTACGTCCAGCTGACGGAGGCGGTGGAGTTCTGCTGCTCCTTCCTGCTGGCCAAGATCTGTCTGGAGAACTGTGCCGAGGTCATGCGCCTCCTGGAGGACTTCAGCGTGGGCGTGGAGGGCGTCCAGGAGCAGCTCGACAACTTCCTACTCGACAACTTTGTCCCCCTTATGAGCCGACCCGACTTCCTGTCCTACCTCAGCCTGGAGAGACTGCag GCGTACTTGAACAGCGATGCTCTGAGTCGCTTCCCAGAAATCGAGCTGTATGAAGCTGTCCAGGGGTGGCTGCGACACGACCGGCGGCGCTGGAGGCACACCGACACCATCGTGCAGTCCATCCGCTTCTGCCTCATGACTCCCGCCAACATCTTTGAGAAG GTGAAGACGTCGGAGTTTTACCGTTATTCCAGACAGCTGAGGCAGGAGGTAGATCAGGCGCTCAGCTACTTCCATGATGTCAACCAGCAGCCTCTGGTGGAGACGCGCTCCAACCGTATCCGGTCCGTCCGCCCGCAGACCGCCGTCTTCAGGGGAATGATCGGTCACAGTATGGTCAACAGCAagatcctgctgctgcagcgccCAAAG GTGTGGTGGGAGCTGGAGGGACCTCAGGTACCGCTGCGACCGGACTGCCTGGCAATCGTTAACAACTTTGCGTTCCTGTTGGGTGGAGAGGAGCTCGGGCCCGACGGGGAGTTTCACGCCTCCTCCAAAGTCTACCGCTATGACCCTCGGCAGAACTCGTGGCTGCGCATGGCTGACATGTCTGTTCCCAG aTCAGAGTTTGCTGTGGGAGTCATCGGCAAGTTTATTTACGCTGTCGCGGGCCGCACGCGAGACGAGACCTTCTATTCCACAGAGCGCTATGACATCACAGAGGACCGCTGGGAGTTTGTGGACCCGTATCCTGTAAACAAGTACGGTCACGAGGGAACGGTCCTTAACGGTAAACTGTACATCACCGGCGgtatcacctcctcctccacttccaaACAGGTGTGCGTGTTTGATCCAGGGCGGGAGgcgggaggtgggggaggaggagggagctcAGGTGGGCCAGATGCACACAGGACACGCGCCGGCCGAGGCCCCCTGCTGCCCGGCACCCACGCCAGCTGCTGGGAGAACAAATCCAAAATGAACTACGCCCGTTGCTTCCACAAGATGATCTCTCACAACGGGAAGCTGTACGTGTTCGGAGGCGTGTGTGTGATCCTGCGGGCGTCCTTCGAGTCGCAGGGCTGCCCGTCCACCGAGGTGTACGACCCGGACACTGACGAGTGGACCATCCTCGCCTCCATGCCTATTGGGCGCAGCGGCCACGGGGTGGCAGTGTTGGACAGGCAGATCATGGTGCTGGGCGGCCTGTGTTACAATGGCCACTACAGTGACTCCATCCTCACCTTCGACCCCGATGAAAACAAGTGGAAGGAGGACGAGTATCCCAGGATGCCTTGCAAACTGGACGGTCTGCAGGTGTGCAGTCTGCACTTCCCAGAGTATGTGCTAGAGCACGTCAGACGCTGCAGCTGA
- the eif2s3 gene encoding eukaryotic translation initiation factor 2 subunit 3, whose translation MAGDESGTTLGQPHLARQDLSSLDVSTLTPLSPEIISRQATINIGTIGHVAHGKSTVVKAISGVHTVRFKNELERNITIKLGYANAKVYKLDDPSCPRPECYRSCGSSTPDEFPSDIPGTKGNFKLVRHVSFVDCPGHDILMATMLNGAAVMDAALLLIAGNESCPQPQTSEHLAAIEIMKLKHILILQNKIDLVKESQAKEQYEQILAFVQGTVAEGAPIIPISAQLKYNIEVVCEYIVKKIPVPIRDFISEPRLIVIRSFDVNKPGCEVDDLKGGVAGGSILKGVLKVGQELEVRPGIVSKDHEGKLMCKPIFSKIVSLFAEHNDLQYAAPGGLIGVGTKIDPTLCRADRMVGQVLGAVGALPEIFTELEISYFLLRRLLGVRTEGDKKAAKVQKLSKNEVLMVNIGSLSTGGRVSAVKADLAKIVLTNPVCTEVGEKIALSRRVEKHWRLIGWGQIRRGVTITPTVDDD comes from the exons ATGGCGGGCGACGAGTCTGGTACAACGCTTGGTCAGCCTCATCTGGCTAGACAAGACCTTAGTTCTCTG GATGTGTCTACCTTGACGCCTCTCTCTCCAGAGATCATCAGCAGACAGGCCACAATCAATATTG GCACCATTGGTCATGTGGCCCATGGAAAGTCCACAGTAGTGAAGGCCATTTCTGGTGTTCACACTGTCAGGTTCAAGAATGAGCTGGAAAGGAACATCACCATCAAGCTAGGATATGCTAACGCTAAG GTCTATAAGCTGGATGACCCCAGCTGTCCCCGGCCAGAGTGCTACAGGTCGTGTGGCAGCAGCACTCCTGATGAGTTTCCCTCAGACATCCCCGGCACCAAGGGCAACTTCAAACTGGTCAG aCACGTGTCGTTTGTGGACTGTCCTGGTCACGACATTTTGATGGCAACCATGTTGAACGGAGCCGCCGTCATGGATGCTGCCCTCCTGCTTATTG CGGGTAACGAGTCGTGTCCTCAGCCCCAGACGTCAGAGCACTTGGCGGCCATAGAGATCATGAAGCTGAAGCACATCCTCATCCTGCAGAACAAGATTGACCTTGTGAAGGAGAGCCAGGCCAAAGAGCAGTACGAGCAGATCCTCGCCTTCGTACAGG GCACAGTGGCAGAGGGCGCCCCCATCATTCCTATCTCAGCACAGCTGAAGTACAACATCGAGGTGGTTTGTGAGTACATCGTCAAAAAGATCCCAGTGCCCATCAGAGACTTCATCTCCGAGCCCAGACTCATCG tcatcAGATCTTTTGATGTGAATAAGCCTGGCTGTGAAGTCGATGACTTGAAAGGAGGTGTGGCAGGAGGAAGTATCCTGAAGGGCGTGCTCAAG GTGGGTCAAGAGCTTGAGGTGCGACCAGGTATCGTGTCCAAAGACCACGAAGGAAAGCTGATGTGCAAACCCATCTTCTCCAAGATCGTCTCCTTGTTTGCGGAGCACAATGACCTGCAGTATGCTGCCCCCGGAGGCCTTATCg gtgtgggCACTAAGATCGACCCCACGCTGTGCCGTGCGGATCGTATGGTCGGTCAGGTGCTGGGAGCCGTCGGAGCGCTGCCAGAGATCTTCACCGAGCTGGAGATCTCCTACTTCCTGCTCAGGAGGCTGCTGGGAGTCCGCACAGAGGGAGACAAGAAGGCCGCCAAG GTCCAGAAGCTGTCTAAGAACGAGGTGCTGATGGTGAACATCGGCTCGTTGTCGACAGGCGGCCGCGTCAGTGCCGTCAAGGCTGATCTGGCCAAGATCGTCCTCACCAACCCAGTCTGCACAGAGGTCGGAGAGAAGATCGCTCTGAGTCGACGTGTGGAGAAACATTGGCG TCTGATTGGATGGGGACAGATCAGGAGGGGCGTGACCATCACACCCACAGTGGACGATGactga
- the lrrc31 gene encoding leucine-rich repeat-containing protein 31, whose translation MQAAEGQRGRDGGSQRRSPLDVIMSQIRRKRTASDRKPLGRFLSRTSERTGIPEDGEMEGREERGQSSGVAEAAESERHVGWGRVCVFLQRMGKKVDSRSLSLAHCDLTATDLLELATLLQFLPQLEEVDVSWNELIGGCLKALTSHLQHVGGIRKLRLCSCRLAADDITALGEALGCVPLLEILDLSWNSGVGGGALQDLLGKLQPTLRELHLVACQLTAADATVLGGLVSSLLRLCVLDVSCNPQLTQEVDAGGFRELASSLSHAASLTTLRLQACGLTKDSLDSLSGSLRCLPSVRELDLSCNKSLAGGLNHLTLHLTHLTHLESLDLHLCCLTHSDLEALIQVLPSLTALMELDVSSNKEAGGVLHPLVSALPLTQMRRLPLNSCSLNEESFTAFALAVPYLRSVDVSWCKVVGGRLALLLDALQLSVILELRLSSCELTTDDLRHLAAVCRRGCLSSLRVLDLSYNGSVGDDGWSAVFAAEGLGSLEDVDLSLRPSTSAPCSAWLPALLRALPRLPALTRLGMRRWTIVSQDRQQLNHRLRKRSVLLEWDSPNRIKESSSSSSSSSSSFKATNQESHPEE comes from the exons ATGCAGGCCGCAG AAGGTCAGCGGGGGCGGGACGGCGGCAGTCAGAGGCGTTCCCCTCTCGACGTCATCATGAGCCAGATCCGCAGGAAACGCACGGCCTCAGACAGGAAGCCGCTGGGACGCTTCCTGTCCCGGACCTCAGAGCGGACGGGGATCCCcgaggatggagagatggagggcagggaggagagaggacagagctCAG gtgttgcCGAGGCAGCAGAGAGCGAGCGTCACGTCGGCTGGGGTCGagtctgtgttttcctgcagagGATGGGGAAGAAAGTGGACAGCAGGAGCCTCAGCCTGGCTCACTGTGATCTCACTGCTACAGACCTGCTGGAGCTAG CCACGTTGCTCCAGTTTCTCccccagctggaggaggtggacgTCTCCTGGAACGAGCTGATTGGCGGATGTCTGAAAGCGCTGACCTCTCACCTCCAGCATGTGGGCGGGATCAGAAAGCTGAGGCTCTGCAGCTGTAGGCTGGCcgctgatgacatcactgcacTGG gtgaAGCTCTCGGCTGCGTCCCTCTCTTGGAGATCCTCGACTTGTCCTGGAACAGTGGCGTCGGGGGCGGCGCTTTGCAAGACCTGCTGGGTAAACTTCAGCCAACACTGAGAGAGCTCCACCTGGTGGCCTGCCAGCTCACTGCAGCTGATGCTACTGTACTGG GAGGACTGGTGTCTTCTCTCCTGAGACTCTGCGTGTTGGACGTCTCCTGTAACCCTCAGCTCACACAGGAAGTTGATGCCGGCGGCTTCAGAGAGctggcctcctctctctctcacgctgcCTCCCTCACCACGCTTCGATTGCAGGCCTGCGGTCTGACCAAGGACAGCCTCGATTCTCTCA GTGGTTCACTCCGCTGCCTCCCCTCAGTGCGAGAGTTGGACCTGTCCTGTAACAAAAGTCTGGCAGGAGGACTGAACCACCTCACCCTGCACCTGACTCACCTCACACACCTGGAGAGCCTCGACCTTCACCTGTGCTGTCTCACACACAGCGACCTGGAAGCCCtga TCCAGGTGCTTCCCTCTCTGACGGCGCTGATGGAGCTCGACGTGTCGTCCAATAAGGAGGCAGGGGGTGTGCTCCACCCGCTGGTCTCCGCCCTCCCTCTGACACAGATGAGGCGTCTGCCGCTCAACAGCTGCAGCCTGAACGAGGAGTCCTTTACTGCCTTCG ctctTGCCGTGCCGTACCTGCGCAGCGTGGATGTTTCCTGGTGTAAAGTCGTTGGGGGCCGTTTAGCGCTGCTCCTGGACGCtttgcagctgtcagtcatcctgGAGCTCCGCCTCAGCAGCTGTGAGCTCACCACTGATGACCTGCGTCACctag ctgctgtgtgCAGACGTggctgtctgtcctctctgcgGGTGTTGGATCTGTCCTACAACGGCTCGGTGGGTGACGATGGCTGGTCTGCCGTGTTTGCAGCAGAAGGCCTGGGCTCGCTGGAGGACGTTGACCTCAGCCTACGACCTTCGACCTCTGCTCCCTGCTCCGCCTGGCTGCCGGCGCTGCTCCGCGCTCTGCCCCGCCTACCTGCGCTGACTCGCCTGGGGATGCGGCGGTGGACGATCGTCTCTcaggacagacagcagctgaacCACcgcctgaggaagaggagcgtcCTGCTGGAGTGGGATTCACCAAATAGAATCAAAgaatcgtcatcatcatcatcatcatcatcatcatcatttaaggCGACCAATCAGGAGAGTCATCCTGAAGAGTAG
- the lrrc34 gene encoding LOW QUALITY PROTEIN: leucine-rich repeat-containing protein 34 (The sequence of the model RefSeq protein was modified relative to this genomic sequence to represent the inferred CDS: inserted 1 base in 1 codon) encodes MASENISEFYAAACAEHQIEINPHILQVLEETTVTENVTLKLSGNSRLRRVQRLDDKDALTLSKCLRDKCVTGLDVRYNNITDQGVGHLADLLQEDSSALRSLDLTFNDIQTDGAEVLAKSLQCNSTLLSLRLSGNKIGNRGAMHLASMLQVNNTLNELELSDCDLATQGVIAFAIVLKSNKTLCSVDISRPLLFSHQEEWAVHFSEMLAVNSSLVELHLGKMGMTDTGMERLTEGLRLNHSLRYLDLRCNRVTRDGVRHLAEMLKQNPTLEIIDLSSNRIEDEGAVYLSEAVAWPGCVLRELSVISNNIRVEGLLSLAQAMTVNTTLSHVYIWGNHLEEPVCQAFRELISSGRLPPEHTDVSVYEVDGQVFLAEVFHSFRXNSSATGTSPTSNSATDPLTIHATSLASTFPPHSASQQLVPLQSCEALITLLTSTSIPTHCD; translated from the exons ATGGCTAGCGAAAACATTTCAGAGTTTTACGCCGCTGCCTGCGCAGAACATCAGATAGAAATAAATCCACACATTTTACAAGTTTTAGAGGAGACGACGGTGACGGA GAATGTCACCCTCAAACTGTCAGGAAACAGCCGACTGAGACGTGTTCAGCGACTTGATGACAAAGAcgctctcactctctcaaaATGTCTGAGAGACAAGTGTGTGACAG GTCTTGATGTCAGGTACAATAACATAACAGATCAAGGGGTTGGACACCTAGCTGACCTCTTACAG GAGGACAGCTCAGCTCTGCGCTCTCTGGACCTGACCTTCAACGACATTCAGACAGACGGAGCTGAAGTTCTCGCCAAGAGCCTGCAG tgtaaCAGCACCTTGCTCTCTCTCAGACTGTCAGGTAATAAGATCGGGAACAGAGGAGCCATGCACCTGGCCAGCATGCTGCAGGTGAACAACACCCTGAACGAGCTGGAGCTGTCTGACTGTGACctg GCCACTCAGGGTGTGATAGCGTTTGCCATCGtgttgaaaagcaacaagacTCTTTGCTCTGTCGATATCAGCCGGCCACTGCTCTTCAGCCACCAG gaggAGTGGGCGGTGCACTTCTCTGAGATGCTGGCAGTGAACAGCAGCCTGGTGGAGCTCCACCTGGGGAAGATGGGGATGACCGACACCGGGATGGAGAGGCTGACTGAAGGCCTGCGGCTCAACCACAGCCTGCGGTACCTGGACCTGCGCTG TAACCGCGTGACTCGTGACGGCGTGCGTCATCTAGCCGAGATGCTAAAGCAGAACCCGACCCTGGAGATCATCGATCTGTCGTCCAATCGCATTGAAGATGAAGGTGCTGTGTACCTGAGCGAGGCTGTCGCCTGGCCAGGCTGCGTCCTGAGAGA gctgtCTGTCATCAGCAACAACATCAGGGTGGAGGGTCTGCTGTCTTTGGCTCAGGCtatgacagtgaacacaactCTGAGCCACGTCTACATCTGGGGAAACCACCTGGAGGAGCCTGTCtgtcag GCCTTCAGAGAGCTGATCTCCAGCGGCCGCCTGCCTCCGGAGCACACAGATGTTAGTGTGTACGAGGTGGACGGTCAGGTGTTTCTCGCTGAGGTCTTCCACAGTTTCA AAAACAGCTCCGCTACAGGCACATCCCCAACCTCCAACTCTGCAACAGACCCGTTAACAATCCACGCTACCAGCCTCGCCTCCACCTTCCCACCACACAGTGCGAGTCAGCAGCTTGTTCCCCTGCAGTCCTGCGAGGCTCTCATTACCCTCCTCACATCCACCAGCATCCCAACACACTGTGACTGA
- the mynn gene encoding myoneurin produces MAHVSNHGKLLLQRLHQQREMDFLCDVTIMVRDVEFRAHRNILAAFSKYFSSQAEKGQEVTTLDPDKVSRYALEKLLEFIYTGQMNLSSTRQAAVRRAAVFLGMSEATKYLEEIPHWSEPSETSQSEVDKEAGLSPPSPASPGSPSSPVPLSIVSIAGDWQEEGKDGKEQGDEAKDLDVEEGGKSDEEYTPTTPKSVGRGQGRKRGRRPKSFSGEQVEPSSSADGTPKTQGYRGKGRGRGRGRGRGRGGVKSEDLLLEDSDTSVKDFGDTSADWSPSQEDDTPAKKPRLSSGEGRRGRGRGRGRGRGRGRGRGRRRAEDEGEESDGAGTDDDDEEEEEEEEEEEGEVGEQDPSEMDELSLSCTECNKLFKDASSLRRHEKIHKGLKPFVCIFCSKNFRQATQLKTHLRIHTGEKPFSCSDCDKCFAQKCQLVAHRRMHHGEEKPYTCERCGFKFATSSNYKIHIRLHSGEKPYVCDICGQAFAQSSTLTYHKRRHTGEKPYQCDLCGMSFSVSSSLIAHARKHTGETPYKCPQTQCDASFVTSSELKKHMRRLHPEGNTGVQCLLCGNRFASVKNMIKHQEKAHADEVRQHKERARAVVLLASSHPVAFVQSKLSQENKGMVSIPEGEPPNPEPATPNPKATAPAATAADAATTETILHDFKAEPAHPAIATADQVTFEPDQEQTINSDTLHALVEQLRPPPSPAQGLEQIVIIRTVDNAEHNPPQQ; encoded by the exons ATGGCTCACGTCAGCAATCATGGGAAGCTGCTCTTGCAGCGCTTACATCAGCAGCGGGAGATGGACTTTTTGTGTGATGTAACCATAATGGTGAGAGACGTGGAGTTCAGAGCCCACCGCAACATCCTGGCTGCGTTCAGCAAGTACTTCTCCTCCCAGGCTGAAAAGGGTCAAGAGGTCACGACCTTGGACCCTGATAAGGTCAGCCGGTACGCTCTGGAGAAGCTTTTGGAGTTTATCTACACTGGACAGATGAACCTCAGCAG CACCAGACAGGCAGCTGTGCGTCGAGCGGCTGTGTTCCTGGGAATGTCTGAGGCCACAAAGTATCTGGAGGAAATCCCCCACTGGTCCGAGCCGAGCGAAACGTCCCAGTCAGAGGTGGATAAGGAAGCTGGTCTCTCTCCTCCCAGTCCGGCCTCTCCTGGCAGCCCCAGCTCACCAGTTCCCCTGTCTATCGTCTCCATTGCAGGGGACtggcaggaggaggggaaggatgGCAAAGAGCAGGGCGATGAGGCCAAAGATTTAGATGTGGAAGAGGGAGGCAAAAGCGATGAAGAGTATACCCCCACTACACCAAAGAGCGTTGGAAGAGGACAGGGAaggaagagaggcagaaggCCTAAGAGTTTCAGTGGCGAGCAGGTGGAGCCGAGCAGCTCGGCTGACGGCACCCCCAAAACCCAGGGCTACAGGGGGAAGGGGAGAGGCAGGGGGAGAggcagggggagagggagaggtggtgTGAAAAGTGAAGATCTGCTTTTGGAAGATTCTGACACGAGTGTGAAGGACTTCGGGGACACCTCTGCAGACTGGAGCCCCTCGCAGGAGGACGACACGCCGGCCAAGAAACCTCGCCTGAGCAGCGGAGAGGGACGGAGAGGACGAGGccgggggagggggagggggagagggagaggcagggggCGAGGCAGGAGGAGGGCCGAGGacgaaggagaggagagtgacgGGGCGGGgacagatgatgatgacgaggaggaggaggaggaggaggaggaggaggagggtgaagttGGGGAACAGGATCCGTCAGAAATGGATGAGCTGTCGCTGTCGTGCACCGAGTGCAACAAACTGTTTAAAGATGCGAGCAGCCTGCGCAGACATGAGAAGATCCACAAGGGGCTGAAGCCGTTTGTCTGCATCTTCTGCTCTAAAAACTTCAGACAAGCTActcagctgaaaacacacctgCGCATACACACAG GCGAGAAGCCGTTCAGTTGCTCCGACTGTGACAAGTGTTTTGCTCAGAAGTGTCAGCTGGTCGCTCACCGCCGAATGCACCACGGAGAGGAGAAGCCTTACACCTGTGAGCGCTGCGGTTTCAAGTTCGCTACCTCGTCCAACTATAAAATCCACATCAG GCTGCACAGCGGGGAGAAACCGTACGTCTGCGACATCTGCGGTCAGGCGTTCGCTCAGTCCAGCACGTTGACCTATCACAAGCGACGACACACCGGAGAGAAACCGTACCAGTGTGATCTGTGCGGCATGTCgttctctgtttcttcttctctcatcgCACACGCACgaaaacacacag GTGAGACTCCGTACAAATGTCCACAGACACAATGTGATGCAAGTTTTGTGACATCTTCCGAACTGAAGAAACACATGCGACGACTTCACCCAG aggGGAACACCGGTGTGCAGTGTCTGCTGTGCGGGAACAGGTTCGCCAGCGTGAAGAACATGATCAAACACCAGGAGAAGGCTCACGCTGATGAAGTGCGGCAACACAAGGAGAGAGCCAGAGCAG TAGTCCTCCTGGCTTCCAGTCATCCTGTGGCCTTTGTCCAGAGCAAACTCTCCCAGGAAAACAAAGGTATGGTTTCCATCCCCGAAGGCGAGCCACCCAACCCTGAGCCAGCCACCCCCAACCCCAAAGCCACAGCGCCAGCCGCCACCGCTGCTGACGCTGCTACCACCGAAACCATCCTCCACGACTTCAAGGCGGAGCCCGCTCACCCCGCCATCGCCACCGCCGACCAGGTGACCTTCGAACCCGACCAGGAGCAGACCATCAACTCGGACACCCTCCACGCCCTGGTGGAGCAGCTGCGGCCGCCGCCCTCCCCCGCCCAGGGCCTGGAGCAGATCGTCATCATCAGGACGGTGGACAACGCCGAACACAACCCACCTCAGCAGTGA